A single genomic interval of Meleagris gallopavo isolate NT-WF06-2002-E0010 breed Aviagen turkey brand Nicholas breeding stock chromosome 6, Turkey_5.1, whole genome shotgun sequence harbors:
- the RFTN1 gene encoding raftlin: MTISAVSFTTQSTDTIYCKKPGCADMIQDAASQGLKFVGIIPQYHSQKNCLVSSSLTPASNNSVQSRDNKNVSNCPEDHASLDGKKIDGINGCSTPAPGEGNADQRATSREGRKGEGQAAEEPNCKSAKGSEEQHEHPGGREAPDTQNGIAENETPARCSKPLTDKTEIFTLFNKPKTPQRCSQYYTVTIPMRISRNGQTVNSLEANWLEHMTDHFRKGGSLVNAIFSLGMVNDSLHGIMDGVFLFEDVAVEDNKTMQGYDAIVVEQWTVLKVYEDSECVGKFSPLLAKNVRVLRPGKVIWTI, from the exons ATGActatttctgctgtttcctttACAACTCAAAGTACTGATACAATCTACTGCAAGAAACCTGGCTGTGCGGACATG ATTCAAGATGCAGCAAGCCAAGGCTTGAAATTTGTTGGAATTATACCTCAGTACCATTCCCAAAAGAACTGCCTTGTCAGCTCCTCTCTGACACCTGCCAGTAACAACTCTGTGCAATCCAgagataataaaaatgtttcaaattgCCCTGAGGATCATGCTTCGCTGGATGGCAAGAAAATAGATGGCATTaatggatgcagtactccagcaCCAGGTGAGGGGAATGCTGACCAACGTGCCACATCCAGGGAAGGCAGGAAAGGTGAAGGACAAGCTGCTGAGGAGCCCAATTGCAAGTCTGCAAAGGGCAGTGAAGAACAACATGAGCACCCAGGTGGGAGAGAAGCGCCAGACACACAGAATGGAATTGCAGAGAATGAAACGCCAGCACGATGCTCAAAACCACTTACTGACA AGACAGAGATCTTCACTCTCTTCAACAAGCCCAAAACCCCACAGAGATGCAGCCAGTATTACACGGTGACTATCCCTATGAGGATCTCCAGGAATGGGCAAACTGTCAACAGCTTAGAAGCAAATTGGCTGGAGCATATGACAGATCACTTCAGGAAAGGAGGCTCATTGGTGAACGCCATCTTCAGCCTTGGAATGGTAAATG ATTCCTTGCATGGAATAATGGATGGAGTATTTCTCTTTGAAGATGTTGCTGTGGAAGACAATAAAACCATGCAGGGCTATGATGCTATTGTTGTAGAGCAGTGGACTGTACTGAAggtat
- the GALNT15 gene encoding polypeptide N-acetylgalactosaminyltransferase 15 — protein MSYFFLLVLKCLPHLILYRCLQQEYDSSLPTASVIICFHDEAWSTLLRTVHSIINTAPKASLKDIILVDDLSQQGPLKSALSEYISKLDGVKLIRSNKRLGVIRGRMLGAARATGDVLVFMDSHCECQKGWLEPLLARLSSNRNSVVSPIIDVIDWKTFQYYHSVSLHRGVFDWKLDFHWEPVPEHEEKVRQSPTSPIRSPAVAGAVVAMDRHYFQNIGAYDSDMTMWGAENLELSIRTWLCGGSVEIIPCSRVGHVYRNHIPHAFSYEEAIVRNKIRIAETWLGSFKENFYKNDTVAFLISKAEKPDCSERLQLQKRLGCRSFQWFITNVYPELSRPEDTPRLSGKLYNTGAGFCADYRPGRASADGSIKLSPCSNSLTQHFEYNSMKEIRLGSVPLLCLDVRHGKVIPQNCTKEIDNSEQHWDVQENGMIVHVLSGKCIEAVKSEDEKDLFLSVCNKNTNQLWQFEHSQGLRQR, from the exons AtgagttattttttcttgttagtcTTAAAG TGTCTCCCTCATTTGATTCTATACAGGTGCCTACAGCAAGAATATGACTCCAGCCTGCCTACTGCTAGTGTCATCATCTGTTTCCATGATGAAGCCTGGTCTACTCTGCTGAGAACAGTGCACAGCATTATTAACACAGCCCCAAAGGCCTCCCTCAAGGATATCATCCTAGTAGATGACCTGAGCCAGCAAG GGCCCCTGAAGTCAGCTCTGAGTGAATACATCTCGAAGCTGGATGGCGTGAAGCTGATCCGGAGCAACAAGAGGCTTGGAGTCATCCGAGGACGGATGCTAGGAGCTGCACGGGCAACTGGAGATGTGCTCGTCTTCATGGATTCACACTGCGAGTGTCAGAAGGGCTGGCTGGAGCCACTCCTGGCCAGGCTGTCCAGCAACCG CAACAGTGTCGTCTCCCCTATCATAGATGTCATAGACTGGAAGACTTTTCAGTACTATCACTCTGTGAGTCTGCACCGAGGTGTTTTTGACTGGAAACTAGATTTTCACTGGGAACCAGTGCCAGAGCATGAAGAGAAGGTACGACAGTCTCCCACCAGCCCTATCAG GAGTCCTGCAGTAGCTGGTGCAGTAGTTGCCATGGATCGACATTACTTCCAAAACATTGGAGCTTATGATTCTGACATGACCATGTGGGGAGCAGAAAATCTAGAGCTATCTATAAGG ACCTGGCTCTGTGGTGGCTCTGTAGAAATCATTCCATGCTCCCGTGTTGGGCATGTCTATCGAAATCATATTCCCCATGCTTTCTCCTATGAAGAGGCCATTGTGAGGAACAAAATCCGAATAGCAGAGACTTGGCTGGGTTCTTTCAAAGAGAACTTCTACAAGAATGACACAGTGGCTTTCCTAATCAGCAAG GCAGAGAAACCAGACTGCAGTGAGCGCCTTCAGCTACAGAAGAGACTGGGCTGTAGAAGCTTCCAGTGGTTTATAACAAATGTGTATCCTGAGCTCTCCCGGCCTGAAGACACACCAAGATTATCTGGCAAG ctttacaATACTGGTGCTGGCTTCTGTGCAGATTACAGACCTGGAAGGGCCTCGGCAGATGGCTCTATCAAACTCTCTCCTTGCAGTAACAGCCTCACCCAG cactttGAATATAACAGCATGAAGGAAATCCGTCTTGGGTCTGTTCCACTGCTTTGCCTTGATGTCAGACATGGGAAGGTTATCCCTCAAAACTGCACAAAGGAAATAGATAACAGTGAGCAGCACTGGGACGTCCAGGAG AATGGAATGATTGTCCATGTCCTTTCTGGCAAATGCATAGAAGCGGTGAAGAGTGAAGATGAGAAGGACTTGTTTTTGTCCGTATGTAACAAGAACACAAATCAGCTGTGGCAATTTGAACATTCCCAAGGGCTACGTCAGAGATAA